Proteins encoded by one window of Streptomyces sp. ALI-76-A:
- the eccB gene encoding type VII secretion protein EccB has product MQSKRDQVQAHGFMMGRLSSGLLMADPDAPESPLGRTTRGVIFGLLVTVLIGAGATVYGLLRPGGNDGWRDGEHLVVNRDTGARYLWTGTDGVLHPVRNYASARLIGGSDLATEDVGTASLGDTPVGAPLGIPGAPDTVPEPGRLDDGAWHMCVTGPEGALPSTSGAGAGTGVNAPGATTVVAGAPLDSAGIGGDRGVLVRGPDGTEYLVWRGSRLPLDRAADARNALGYGSERPMPVSAAFLDALAPGPVLSPPEVPGRGERGPELGGEASRIGQLFKISVPGGGSTYHLLRRDGLVPLTRLGAALVLGDPATQEDAYQGRSPEVRTVGADALREHRAKDADQAGSAELPDAPPVPRSTPRGTALCAKVDGGDGGARISSVLVPLAQLGPVAVPQGTDQPVERACTPPDAAVVRPGHGALVRALHASGAAHAGTTYLVADNGVKYRVPSTDALDALGYGAGDIGSVPAPLLAAFPTGADLDPAVASGAARPEVTAPRCGTAGRTDEPGTDESETEGEADEAGTAGTARAAGTAP; this is encoded by the coding sequence GTGCAGTCCAAACGCGACCAGGTGCAGGCCCACGGTTTCATGATGGGCAGGCTCAGCTCGGGCCTGCTGATGGCCGACCCGGACGCCCCCGAGAGCCCGCTCGGGCGCACCACCCGCGGCGTGATCTTCGGCCTGCTGGTCACCGTCCTGATCGGCGCGGGTGCCACCGTCTACGGGCTGCTGCGCCCCGGCGGCAACGACGGCTGGCGCGACGGCGAGCACCTGGTGGTCAACCGGGACACCGGCGCCCGCTACCTGTGGACCGGCACCGACGGAGTGCTGCACCCGGTGCGCAATTACGCCTCGGCGCGGCTGATCGGAGGCTCCGACCTGGCGACCGAGGACGTCGGAACGGCTTCCCTGGGCGACACCCCGGTGGGCGCCCCGCTCGGCATCCCCGGCGCTCCGGACACCGTGCCCGAGCCCGGCCGGCTCGACGACGGAGCCTGGCACATGTGCGTCACCGGGCCGGAGGGAGCGCTGCCCAGTACCTCCGGGGCCGGGGCGGGCACCGGGGTGAACGCGCCGGGCGCCACCACCGTGGTCGCCGGGGCGCCGCTGGACTCCGCCGGGATCGGCGGTGACCGCGGGGTGCTGGTACGCGGCCCGGACGGCACCGAGTACCTGGTGTGGCGGGGGAGCAGGCTGCCGCTGGACCGCGCCGCCGACGCCCGCAACGCCCTCGGCTACGGCTCGGAGCGGCCGATGCCGGTCTCCGCGGCCTTCCTGGACGCGCTCGCGCCCGGCCCCGTCCTGAGCCCGCCGGAGGTGCCGGGGCGCGGCGAGCGGGGCCCCGAGCTCGGCGGTGAGGCCAGCCGGATCGGCCAGCTGTTCAAGATCAGCGTGCCCGGTGGCGGCAGTACGTACCACCTGCTGCGCCGGGACGGCCTGGTGCCGCTGACCCGCCTCGGGGCCGCCCTGGTGCTGGGCGACCCGGCCACCCAGGAGGACGCCTACCAGGGGCGGTCGCCCGAGGTGCGCACGGTCGGGGCGGACGCGCTGCGCGAACACCGGGCGAAGGACGCGGACCAGGCCGGTTCCGCGGAGCTGCCGGACGCGCCGCCGGTCCCGCGGTCCACGCCGCGCGGCACCGCCCTCTGCGCCAAGGTGGACGGCGGCGACGGCGGCGCCCGGATCAGCTCGGTGCTGGTCCCACTGGCCCAGCTCGGTCCGGTCGCGGTGCCGCAGGGCACCGACCAGCCGGTGGAGCGGGCCTGCACCCCGCCGGACGCCGCGGTGGTCCGGCCCGGGCACGGCGCCCTGGTCCGGGCCCTGCACGCGAGCGGCGCCGCGCACGCGGGCACCACCTATCTGGTGGCGGACAACGGCGTGAAGTACCGGGTCCCCTCCACGGACGCGCTGGACGCGCTCGGTTACGGGGCCGGGGACATCGGCTCGGTCCCGGCGCCGCTGCTCGCGGCCTTCCCGACCGGCGCGGACCTGGACCCGGCCGTCGCCTCGGGCGCCGCGCGGCCCGAGGTCACCGCTCCGCGGTGCGGTACCGCCGGGCGAACGGACGAGCCCGGGACGGACGAGTCCGAAACGGAGGGCGAGGCGGACGAGGCCGGCACGGCGGGCACCGCCCGCGCGGCCGGTACGGCGCCCTGA
- a CDS encoding AAWKG family protein (Members of this family are unrelated to eukaryotic Tcp10, although some members contain a repetitive region similar to a C-terminal repeat region of Tcp10.), which translates to MADPIDPNSGARLDEFDTAADPSTDTWATLVTHITGYPVPDRATVFDTLRSDHGGKLFRMDIKERSLSLLVKDSGFLTNTGEDYDIWFFDGGKKTKIKQARIVFEGRVKAGNEIIFAAPGTDNVHNAQVREGNEFTDYNKAKMSTIPLARYMNGPRAALLALLGGTTQDARFSSLGVPPTDAVDLNSFTTTGESFDYAAKFFRDHAVVLKDWEDRFGRDDASWKGEAAEVFRNLLRKIRENYDAYVETFNATAGTGDQNGTGGTVYSRALSLGRTYLTNAANTLLQAWLDWAKSPYYDPHQVLRYVLDDLAQWVDANNVGKTEIQVTHYRAGSSTYHSPQAGFLQAHPEYGDLNDVANWAKVGDKAAKIWSQGVDRYLGGPAAKVQSDLNNQFLDLGKDFSENIPEPKSTTTASADYEKKKLEDEKKEIDKQREDDRKYQDELRDEQEKQREEDKKYQQELRDEQNKQREEDKKYQDELRDEQKREQDEAKKYQEELRAEQQREQDEAKKYQDELRNEQNQQRDEDKKYADELRDEQKREQDEARREAEEQRVAMQESLGGLNDPNAVTTQDLGLDDLLNQNIPVTESLGDLGEVNGQGGGDQNSTTEVPPITQSLGGLGGLNSGAGGALRTPTGGTTQLTAGKLTTDFADGSGTSFDPESGVLTTTHPDGSVTTQDLGDGVKVTNPDGSVTSLGDDGKLTTTFPDGTTQTVDPTTGQATTTDPDGTTTTTDLGSLDGLNDGLDGLGGGDGVLDTPTGGTTQLTSGGDLTTDFADGGSTSFDPDSGMLTTTGPDGSVTTENLGDGVKVTNPDGSVTSLGDDGKLTTTFPDGTTQTVDPTTGQATTTDPDGTTTTENLGGLGNLNGRNSVGGDLGDLIDIPSDLPTESIGDLGDLGGPDSDEPGLETPTGGHTSLDGDGDFTTTFEDGSTASFDPDNGMLTTTDADGSTTTTDLTHGAKVTNPDGSTTVLDNGQLTTTFPDGSTQVIDPDTGIATVTDPQGNTETVNLHDLNSWGDFDRSDFLDDLDTVGGDGTTTRDVPFSELGLGGGNGAGAGDGTTAVAGGGVSGAGSYSADGFDGAGVAPLSDGAAGSGAGALGPGAGAGAPGAPGMPGSPGMPMGGGMGGMGAGGEKGNGERVRAVLVDAAEESERRNRRRRSPWNRQEDSDTFLSPASRVATTGGDSPEQEAEPGRRPTSSADYLEEDADVWGTDEGGTPAVIGR; encoded by the coding sequence GTGGCCGACCCGATCGACCCCAACTCCGGCGCGCGGCTGGACGAGTTCGACACCGCAGCCGACCCGTCGACCGACACCTGGGCCACCCTGGTCACCCACATCACCGGCTATCCGGTGCCGGACCGCGCCACCGTCTTCGACACCCTCCGCTCCGACCACGGCGGCAAGCTCTTCCGGATGGACATCAAGGAGCGCAGTCTCAGCCTGCTCGTCAAGGACTCCGGCTTCCTGACGAACACCGGCGAGGACTACGACATCTGGTTCTTCGACGGGGGCAAGAAGACCAAGATCAAGCAGGCCCGGATCGTCTTCGAGGGCCGGGTGAAGGCCGGCAACGAGATCATCTTCGCCGCTCCCGGCACCGACAACGTCCACAACGCCCAGGTCCGTGAGGGCAACGAGTTCACGGACTACAACAAGGCCAAGATGAGCACCATCCCCCTCGCCCGGTACATGAACGGGCCGCGGGCGGCGCTCCTCGCCCTGCTGGGCGGCACCACCCAGGACGCCCGGTTCAGCAGCCTGGGCGTGCCCCCGACCGACGCGGTGGACCTGAACTCCTTCACCACCACCGGGGAGTCCTTCGACTACGCCGCCAAGTTCTTCAGGGACCACGCGGTCGTGCTGAAGGACTGGGAGGACCGCTTCGGCCGGGACGACGCGAGCTGGAAGGGCGAGGCGGCGGAGGTCTTCCGCAACCTGCTGAGGAAGATCCGCGAGAACTACGACGCCTACGTCGAGACCTTCAACGCCACGGCCGGCACCGGCGACCAGAACGGCACCGGAGGCACGGTCTACTCGCGCGCCCTGTCACTGGGCCGCACCTACCTGACGAACGCCGCGAACACCCTGCTACAGGCATGGCTGGACTGGGCCAAGTCCCCGTACTACGACCCGCACCAGGTGCTGCGCTACGTCCTGGACGACCTCGCCCAGTGGGTGGACGCGAACAACGTCGGCAAGACGGAGATCCAGGTCACCCACTACCGCGCCGGCAGCTCCACCTACCACTCGCCCCAGGCCGGCTTCCTCCAGGCGCACCCGGAGTACGGCGACCTCAACGACGTCGCGAACTGGGCGAAGGTCGGCGACAAGGCGGCCAAGATCTGGAGCCAGGGTGTCGACAGATACCTGGGCGGGCCGGCCGCCAAGGTGCAGTCGGATCTCAACAACCAGTTCCTCGACCTGGGCAAGGACTTCTCGGAGAACATCCCCGAGCCGAAGTCGACCACCACGGCCTCCGCCGACTACGAGAAGAAGAAGCTGGAGGACGAGAAGAAGGAGATCGACAAGCAGCGCGAGGACGACAGGAAGTACCAGGACGAACTGCGCGACGAGCAGGAGAAGCAGCGGGAGGAGGACAAGAAGTACCAGCAGGAGCTGCGCGACGAGCAGAACAAGCAGCGCGAGGAGGACAAGAAGTACCAGGACGAACTGCGCGACGAGCAGAAGCGCGAGCAGGACGAGGCCAAGAAGTACCAGGAGGAACTGCGCGCGGAGCAGCAGCGCGAGCAGGACGAGGCCAAGAAGTACCAGGACGAACTGCGCAACGAGCAGAACCAGCAGCGCGACGAGGACAAGAAGTACGCGGACGAGCTGCGCGACGAACAAAAACGCGAGCAGGACGAGGCCCGGCGCGAGGCCGAGGAACAGCGCGTGGCCATGCAGGAGAGCCTCGGCGGCCTCAACGATCCCAACGCGGTCACCACACAGGATCTCGGCCTCGACGACCTGCTGAACCAGAACATCCCGGTCACCGAGAGCCTCGGCGATCTCGGTGAGGTGAACGGCCAGGGCGGCGGCGACCAGAACTCCACCACCGAGGTACCGCCGATCACCCAGAGCCTGGGCGGCCTCGGCGGCCTGAACAGCGGCGCGGGTGGTGCCCTCAGGACCCCGACCGGTGGCACCACCCAGCTCACGGCCGGCAAGCTCACCACCGACTTCGCGGACGGCAGCGGCACGTCCTTCGATCCGGAGAGCGGGGTGCTGACCACCACGCATCCGGACGGTTCGGTCACCACGCAGGACCTGGGTGACGGCGTCAAGGTGACCAACCCCGACGGTTCGGTCACCTCCCTGGGTGACGACGGGAAGCTGACGACCACCTTCCCCGACGGCACCACCCAGACCGTCGACCCCACCACCGGCCAGGCGACGACCACCGACCCGGACGGCACCACCACCACGACGGACCTGGGCAGCCTCGACGGCCTCAACGACGGCCTCGACGGCCTCGGCGGCGGGGACGGAGTGCTCGACACCCCGACCGGCGGCACCACCCAGCTCACCAGCGGCGGCGACCTGACCACCGACTTCGCGGACGGCGGCAGCACGTCCTTCGACCCGGACAGCGGGATGCTGACCACCACCGGGCCGGACGGTTCGGTCACCACGGAGAATCTGGGTGACGGCGTCAAGGTGACCAACCCCGACGGTTCGGTCACCTCCCTGGGTGACGACGGGAAGCTGACGACCACCTTCCCCGACGGCACCACCCAGACCGTCGACCCCACCACCGGCCAGGCGACGACCACCGACCCGGACGGCACCACCACCACCGAGAACCTCGGCGGCCTGGGCAACCTCAACGGCCGGAACAGCGTCGGCGGCGACCTCGGTGACCTGATCGACATCCCCTCCGACCTGCCCACCGAATCGATCGGTGACCTGGGCGACCTCGGCGGTCCCGACAGCGACGAGCCCGGCCTGGAGACCCCGACCGGCGGGCACACCTCGCTCGACGGGGACGGCGACTTCACCACCACGTTCGAGGACGGCAGCACAGCCTCCTTCGATCCGGACAACGGGATGCTCACCACCACCGATGCGGACGGCTCCACCACGACCACCGACCTCACCCACGGCGCCAAGGTGACCAACCCGGACGGCTCCACCACCGTCCTGGACAACGGCCAGCTGACCACGACCTTCCCGGACGGCAGCACCCAGGTCATCGACCCGGACACCGGCATCGCCACCGTCACCGACCCGCAGGGCAACACCGAGACCGTGAACCTGCACGACCTCAACTCGTGGGGGGACTTCGACCGTTCGGACTTCCTCGACGACCTCGACACCGTCGGCGGCGACGGCACCACCACCCGGGACGTGCCGTTCTCCGAGCTGGGCCTCGGCGGCGGCAACGGCGCCGGGGCGGGCGACGGGACCACCGCGGTCGCGGGCGGCGGCGTCTCGGGGGCCGGCTCCTACTCCGCGGACGGCTTCGACGGGGCAGGCGTAGCCCCGCTCTCGGACGGTGCCGCCGGCAGCGGAGCCGGCGCGCTCGGTCCCGGCGCGGGGGCCGGCGCGCCCGGCGCCCCCGGCATGCCCGGCAGTCCCGGCATGCCGATGGGCGGCGGCATGGGCGGCATGGGCGCGGGCGGCGAGAAGGGCAACGGCGAGCGGGTGCGCGCCGTCCTGGTCGACGCGGCGGAGGAGAGCGAGCGCCGCAACCGCCGCCGGCGCAGCCCGTGGAACCGCCAGGAGGACAGCGACACCTTCCTGTCCCCGGCCTCCCGGGTGGCGACCACCGGCGGCGACTCGCCCGAGCAGGAGGCGGAGCCCGGCCGCAGGCCCACCAGCTCCGCCGACTACCTGGAGGAGGACGCGGACGTGTGGGGCACCGACGAGGGCGGCACCCCGGCCGTCATCGGGCGGTGA
- a CDS encoding WXG100 family type VII secretion target encodes MADGIIDVQYPVVQNAIEELKNQTQQIINTLNNLEDELKPLVSTWEGSDQAMYIQVQEQWDQATKAMALLLGDSGALIQSIHDNHTRDERKSTDNWSNVRAR; translated from the coding sequence ATGGCTGACGGCATCATCGACGTGCAGTATCCCGTGGTCCAGAACGCCATCGAGGAGCTGAAGAACCAGACCCAGCAGATCATCAACACCCTCAACAACCTGGAGGACGAGCTGAAGCCGCTCGTCAGCACCTGGGAGGGTTCGGACCAGGCGATGTACATCCAGGTCCAGGAGCAGTGGGACCAGGCCACCAAGGCCATGGCCCTGCTGCTCGGCGACAGCGGCGCGCTGATCCAGAGCATCCACGACAACCACACCCGCGACGAGCGCAAGAGCACCGACAACTGGAGCAACGTCCGGGCCCGCTAG
- a CDS encoding type VII secretion system-associated protein: protein MAGEKADVRHFDLKQLENFRDNEVQPVHTAAKKHREQGDGAHIRPLGHLIDGHTTPGNLAQNKQLLRIGKMVTDPLVSGPKLIEDVRAAAQSIDKLLGDQMELFKELKEALTETIDAANKTKDKNLDAIDAQTLLTTLDEVDTLTAGGTGKTDKDT, encoded by the coding sequence ATGGCCGGTGAGAAGGCCGACGTCAGGCATTTCGACCTCAAGCAGCTGGAGAACTTCCGGGACAACGAGGTCCAGCCGGTGCACACCGCCGCCAAGAAGCACCGTGAGCAGGGCGACGGGGCCCACATCCGCCCGCTGGGCCACCTCATCGACGGGCACACCACCCCGGGAAACCTCGCCCAGAACAAGCAACTCCTGCGCATCGGCAAGATGGTCACCGACCCGCTGGTCTCGGGGCCGAAGCTGATCGAGGACGTCCGCGCGGCGGCCCAGTCGATCGACAAACTGCTGGGTGACCAGATGGAGCTCTTCAAGGAGCTCAAAGAGGCACTCACCGAGACCATCGACGCGGCCAACAAGACCAAGGACAAGAACCTCGACGCGATCGACGCGCAGACGCTGCTCACGACGCTCGACGAGGTCGACACCCTCACCGCCGGCGGAACCGGCAAGACCGACAAAGACACCTGA
- a CDS encoding YbaB/EbfC family nucleoid-associated protein, translating to MTEPLDKRLEKAMAELQAAQEAVARTERELRQASFAVVSSDRAVRATVGPQGELTGIEFLENKHRDMSSQELAASVLEAASAARLKMNRHVMKAMAPFTEPSSNLPELKGFELDWERIFGPEVLREDDDDTARAGQEETPAWRDALGEDGED from the coding sequence GTGACGGAACCGCTGGACAAGCGTCTGGAGAAGGCGATGGCCGAACTCCAGGCGGCCCAGGAGGCGGTCGCGCGCACCGAGCGCGAGTTGCGGCAGGCGTCGTTCGCGGTGGTTTCCTCCGACCGCGCGGTCCGGGCGACCGTGGGGCCGCAGGGGGAGCTGACCGGGATCGAGTTCCTGGAGAACAAGCACCGCGACATGTCCTCCCAGGAGCTGGCCGCCAGCGTCCTGGAGGCGGCGAGCGCGGCCCGCCTGAAGATGAACCGGCACGTGATGAAGGCGATGGCCCCCTTCACCGAGCCCAGCAGCAACCTGCCGGAGCTGAAGGGCTTCGAGCTCGACTGGGAGCGGATCTTCGGGCCCGAGGTGCTGCGCGAGGACGACGACGACACCGCACGCGCCGGCCAGGAGGAGACGCCCGCCTGGCGTGACGCGCTCGGCGAGGACGGGGAGGACTGA